A single region of the Acidobacteriota bacterium genome encodes:
- a CDS encoding helix-turn-helix domain containing protein, with the protein MNRRQRLILAGRHLFAAKGYSAAGVREIAAEAGVSIGLIRTHFGSKAGLREEIDRQVIAQIEDLCSRASEHLGTEALDLLVEDAVEWVERERDALLYVRAALMEKTPGSQALLRQLLEIMRRFVALNRERGLLQDDVDEEWAATFLVIDFLGPAVLEPFSEEEFGMSMYHREMVKRRSAFMNRVVTRGFMKS; encoded by the coding sequence TTGAATCGCCGCCAGAGACTCATCCTGGCGGGCCGCCATCTCTTTGCCGCGAAGGGCTACTCGGCTGCGGGGGTACGCGAGATCGCGGCGGAGGCCGGCGTCTCGATCGGCCTGATCCGCACCCACTTCGGCTCCAAGGCCGGCCTGCGGGAAGAGATCGATCGGCAGGTCATTGCCCAGATCGAAGATCTCTGCTCGCGGGCCAGTGAGCACCTGGGCACCGAGGCCCTTGACCTCCTGGTCGAGGACGCTGTCGAATGGGTCGAGCGCGAGCGCGACGCGCTCCTCTACGTGCGCGCGGCCCTCATGGAGAAGACGCCGGGGAGCCAGGCCCTCCTCCGCCAACTGCTGGAGATCATGCGTCGATTCGTCGCGCTGAATCGCGAACGCGGTCTTCTCCAAGACGACGTCGACGAGGAGTGGGCAGCCACCTTCCTCGTCATCGACTTTCTCGGGCCGGCCGTGCTCGAACCGTTCTCGGAGGAGGAGTTCGGCATGTCGATGTACCACCGCGAGATGGTCAAGAGGCGCAGCGCCTTCATGAACCGCGTCGTGACCCGAGGGTTCATGAAGTCCTGA
- a CDS encoding alpha/beta fold hydrolase, translated as MTGARQLALTFLSRDLAGLWTAGGALAIGAVVAFRSDGSVRIAAVAVAGLGVLLLLGTLRHLLSLRKARVLHPPPGVLVRVGGRRIHVLAEGDAGGRPPVVWMPGGHAGGLALHHLHSELRKEARSILIDRPGTGWSDPGPFPRTTHREADEVLTALDAAGEEGPFVLAGHSFGGLLFAAVARRSPRSVAALLLMDATPPDTIVYGPPIPGLARMRWRPVLVGVLQLFGLDELAERLTREPSNPEYERLDRLIREQLGEAWLIARALERGPRAACASASIFDELEPEGMASISWTALPYEGDLDGTPVRLVAPGDMRDFDQVAEMIEGEAPTPGQLDAARLQRFYTRSRERYLTLSNLSERVVAPPGTAHNFLYEAPDFVIEVVRQTLDRLNAGSPRKARP; from the coding sequence ATGACAGGCGCCCGGCAACTCGCGCTCACGTTCCTGAGCCGTGATCTCGCCGGTCTGTGGACCGCAGGCGGGGCACTGGCGATCGGGGCGGTCGTGGCGTTTCGAAGCGACGGCTCGGTGCGGATCGCCGCCGTGGCTGTTGCAGGGTTGGGCGTTCTGCTCCTGCTGGGGACACTCCGCCATCTGCTGAGCCTGAGGAAGGCGCGTGTCCTTCACCCACCTCCTGGGGTGCTGGTCAGGGTCGGAGGCCGCCGCATCCACGTGCTGGCGGAAGGGGACGCCGGCGGGCGGCCGCCGGTCGTCTGGATGCCCGGTGGGCACGCGGGCGGTCTGGCGCTCCATCACCTGCACAGCGAGCTGCGCAAGGAAGCGCGTTCGATTCTGATCGACCGGCCCGGGACCGGCTGGAGCGATCCGGGGCCGTTCCCGCGCACCACCCACCGCGAGGCAGATGAAGTGCTCACGGCCCTCGACGCCGCCGGAGAGGAGGGGCCCTTCGTACTCGCCGGCCACTCGTTCGGCGGCCTGCTCTTCGCCGCCGTCGCGAGGCGTAGCCCCCGCAGCGTCGCCGCGCTGCTGCTGATGGACGCCACTCCCCCGGACACGATCGTCTACGGGCCGCCGATTCCCGGCCTGGCGCGAATGAGGTGGCGGCCCGTCCTCGTGGGAGTGCTCCAGCTCTTCGGCCTGGACGAACTCGCCGAGCGCCTGACCCGGGAACCGTCGAACCCTGAGTACGAGCGCCTCGACCGGCTGATCCGCGAACAGTTAGGCGAGGCCTGGCTCATCGCTCGCGCCCTGGAACGCGGCCCGCGGGCGGCCTGCGCCAGCGCTTCCATCTTCGACGAACTCGAGCCCGAGGGCATGGCCTCCATCTCCTGGACGGCCCTCCCCTATGAGGGCGACCTCGACGGCACTCCGGTCCGGCTCGTAGCGCCCGGCGACATGCGGGACTTCGACCAGGTCGCCGAGATGATCGAAGGCGAAGCACCGACACCCGGTCAACTCGACGCGGCGCGGCTGCAGCGCTTTTACACGCGCAGCCGCGAGCGGTACCTCACTCTCTCCAACCTCTCCGAGCGTGTTGTGGCGCCTCCCGGAACGGCGCACAACTTCCTCTACGAGGCGCCGGACTTCGTGATCGAGGTCGTGCGCCAGACGCTCGACCGGCTGAACGCCGGTTCACCCCGGAAGGCACGGCCGTGA
- a CDS encoding alpha/beta hydrolase, with the protein MIDEYGDVEVAPGATIRFRTVGPVEGVPLMLGLPLMASHADIFGTESAATIDGYLDRLADAYRVLLVDYPNIGGSTSPPAKEMTARRVCSDLLATADAAGFRDFVYWAYSWGAAAGLQLATRSDRLSALVVGGWPPLGGQYADILRAARRQVGNPPQSARVVLREAAQYAQWVTFYESVLDWPEQRAVAGIDCPRLVFFGGSGDVDPGGEDIRIASTLRERRDELERLGWRVHEFPGRDHSVCLDPGRVVPPVRAFLDQALSRTPSDER; encoded by the coding sequence GTGATCGACGAGTACGGCGACGTCGAGGTCGCGCCGGGCGCGACGATCCGGTTCCGCACCGTGGGGCCGGTGGAGGGAGTGCCGCTGATGCTCGGCCTGCCGCTCATGGCCTCCCACGCCGACATCTTCGGAACCGAGAGCGCGGCCACGATCGACGGCTACCTCGACCGGTTGGCCGACGCTTACCGGGTGCTGCTCGTCGACTACCCGAACATCGGGGGCAGCACCTCGCCGCCGGCGAAGGAGATGACGGCCCGGCGCGTCTGCTCGGATCTGCTGGCGACCGCCGACGCCGCCGGCTTCCGGGACTTCGTCTACTGGGCGTACTCGTGGGGAGCCGCCGCCGGCCTTCAACTGGCCACCCGCAGCGATCGCCTGTCGGCCCTGGTGGTCGGCGGCTGGCCGCCCCTGGGAGGTCAGTACGCCGACATTCTCCGGGCCGCGCGCCGCCAGGTCGGCAATCCACCGCAGTCGGCCCGGGTCGTGCTCCGCGAAGCGGCCCAGTACGCCCAGTGGGTGACGTTCTACGAGAGCGTGCTCGACTGGCCGGAGCAGCGGGCCGTAGCGGGGATCGATTGTCCCCGGCTGGTGTTCTTCGGCGGCAGTGGCGACGTCGACCCCGGCGGTGAGGACATCCGGATCGCGAGCACCCTTCGGGAGCGCCGGGACGAGCTTGAGCGGCTCGGCTGGAGGGTGCACGAGTTCCCGGGGCGCGACCACTCCGTGTGCCTCGATCCGGGAAGGGTTGTACCGCCGGTACGGGCCTTCCTCGACCAAGCGCTCTCGCGGACACCATCCGATGAGCGGTAA
- a CDS encoding MFS transporter produces the protein MSGNAALGRGVLGAYGAPSFAQAFIHGPAISVLQGIYAKFFGLSLQEIAFVILISRIFDAVNDPIVGFLSDRYRARHGTRKPWLLAGSLIAVIACWFLYVPSGEVTMWSFLFWYLLADIGWTVSEVPYSAWLAEISDDYEERARITTWRTMGRFLGLQAFFGLPLALQSITGSTDFTPETLRWAAALAAVALLGTALVATLVVPNGRLREKSSGGDGSSSLVDAGRAVAGNRPLLSFTGMFAIGGLGAGIASGLSFFYIDGYLQLGEQLSVVMIISIPISLVATPVWGTLCRRFGKQQAWAVGYVGAGVASLSYYFIGPGENAALLLITALIVVNALIVVEAVAAPAVLADVVDYGRLRFRDDHAGSYFAFYAMVQKINVGIGAALGLLIAGTFGFDATVTTQSASGRFGLLLAFSLLPAAFLCVAAMWIWRFPIDRRRHAVIIAAIERRAAREIEP, from the coding sequence ATGAGCGGTAACGCGGCGCTCGGCCGCGGCGTCCTCGGCGCCTACGGAGCGCCCTCGTTCGCGCAGGCCTTCATCCACGGTCCGGCGATCTCCGTCCTGCAGGGCATCTACGCGAAGTTCTTCGGGCTCAGTCTCCAGGAGATCGCGTTCGTCATCCTGATCTCGCGCATCTTCGACGCGGTCAACGATCCGATCGTCGGTTTTCTCTCCGATCGCTACCGGGCTCGCCACGGCACCCGCAAGCCCTGGCTCCTGGCCGGCTCCCTCATCGCCGTCATCGCATGCTGGTTCCTCTACGTGCCCAGCGGCGAGGTGACGATGTGGTCCTTCCTCTTCTGGTATCTGCTGGCCGACATCGGCTGGACGGTCTCGGAAGTGCCTTACAGCGCCTGGCTGGCGGAGATCTCCGACGACTACGAAGAGCGAGCGCGGATCACCACCTGGCGCACGATGGGTCGCTTTCTCGGTCTGCAGGCCTTCTTCGGACTGCCCCTCGCACTGCAGTCCATCACCGGCTCCACCGACTTCACGCCGGAGACGCTGCGCTGGGCGGCGGCGCTGGCGGCGGTCGCGCTGCTCGGCACCGCCCTCGTCGCCACCCTGGTCGTGCCCAACGGACGCTTGCGCGAGAAGTCGTCGGGCGGCGACGGATCATCCTCCCTCGTCGACGCCGGACGCGCCGTCGCCGGCAACCGGCCGCTCCTGAGCTTCACGGGGATGTTCGCCATCGGCGGACTCGGCGCCGGCATCGCCTCGGGCCTCTCGTTCTTTTACATCGACGGCTACCTGCAGCTCGGCGAGCAGCTCTCCGTGGTGATGATCATCAGCATTCCGATCAGCCTGGTCGCCACTCCGGTCTGGGGCACGCTCTGCCGCCGCTTCGGCAAGCAACAGGCATGGGCGGTGGGCTACGTCGGCGCCGGCGTCGCCTCGCTCAGCTACTACTTCATCGGCCCGGGCGAGAATGCCGCGCTGCTGCTCATCACGGCCCTGATCGTCGTCAACGCCCTGATCGTGGTGGAGGCCGTGGCGGCACCGGCCGTGCTGGCGGACGTCGTCGACTACGGACGCCTGCGGTTTCGCGACGACCATGCCGGCAGCTACTTCGCCTTCTACGCCATGGTGCAGAAGATCAACGTCGGCATCGGCGCCGCGCTGGGCCTCCTGATCGCGGGGACGTTCGGCTTCGACGCCACGGTCACGACCCAGAGCGCGAGCGGCCGGTTCGGCCTGCTGCTCGCGTTCTCGCTGCTGCCAGCGGCGTTCCTCTGCGTTGCCGCGATGTGGATCTGGCGCTTCCCGATCGATCGGCGACGACACGCCGTCATCATCGCGGCGATCGAGCGCAGGGCCGCGCGCGAGATCGAGCCCTGA
- a CDS encoding M3 family metallopeptidase: MAAGTEAASLLEPWPDVAGTGVGLPPFERLEPRSLEEALELALGERREAVAATAGDPRPPTFENTVEALEVGAVPLARLENLLRHLASTGSGEEIQALHQRMAPRLAALEDEIAGQRNLLKRIAAVLEQKCLRAEQRRLTEVLRERLRLRGAGLEPEARTRWTQVNARLSELQVRFRRNLTAEQDALVLWLADEDDLDGLRDEQRAAMAEAAGKRGRPGQWALPIQRPMVWPFLTRSRRRDLRERVWKLWMGRGANDGGHDNRPVMAEILRLRGEKARLLGYPSYADLAMDTRMAANPQAALDLLLEVWSAVETTTQRQLAELQKLAQADGLEGELQAWDRLYYAERYRQSHFGLDADAVRPYLSLDAVKSALFWSAERLYGLRFRRLDEAPAYHPKVEAFLVHRGDDPLGVLWLDLQQREGKSPGSWQAQLQARSSHPVPSRVHTVVVSSLPRPRDGEPALLVWELANVLFHEFGHALHMLLCRAGYPSLGSLAVEWDFIELPALLNERWLRDRELLSLHARHVETGEPMPEELVASLDEALRYDRIFSLTLEYLATAIVDLRLHQLADGRAIDAMAVEEEVLSELGVPAAVEPLLRVPHAVHTFSEEVYAAGVYSYLWSDVLAAEAGNLFERSPGGLWEPRVADRYRATILEAGSTAPAAELFRALIDREPSPRALLDRFGL, translated from the coding sequence GTGGCCGCAGGTACCGAAGCAGCCTCCCTGCTCGAGCCCTGGCCGGACGTGGCCGGCACTGGTGTCGGTCTGCCGCCGTTCGAGCGACTCGAACCACGCAGCCTGGAGGAGGCGCTCGAACTCGCCCTCGGCGAACGGCGCGAAGCCGTCGCCGCGACCGCGGGCGATCCGCGGCCGCCGACGTTCGAGAACACGGTCGAGGCGCTCGAGGTCGGTGCCGTGCCGCTGGCCCGCCTCGAGAATCTGCTGAGGCACCTGGCCAGCACCGGATCGGGCGAGGAGATCCAGGCGCTGCACCAGCGGATGGCGCCGCGGCTTGCGGCGCTGGAGGACGAGATCGCGGGCCAGCGCAACCTGCTGAAGCGAATCGCTGCGGTGCTGGAGCAGAAGTGCCTGAGGGCGGAGCAGCGGCGACTCACCGAAGTGCTTCGGGAGCGTCTTCGCCTCCGCGGTGCGGGTCTCGAACCCGAGGCGCGGACCCGCTGGACGCAGGTGAACGCCCGCCTATCGGAACTCCAGGTGCGGTTCAGGCGCAACCTGACGGCCGAGCAGGACGCGCTCGTTCTCTGGCTCGCCGACGAAGACGATCTCGATGGCCTCCGCGACGAGCAGCGCGCCGCCATGGCGGAGGCCGCCGGCAAGCGCGGCCGGCCCGGACAGTGGGCCCTGCCGATCCAGCGTCCGATGGTGTGGCCCTTTCTCACGAGATCGCGGCGACGCGACCTGCGCGAGCGCGTCTGGAAGCTCTGGATGGGCCGCGGCGCCAACGACGGCGGGCACGACAACCGGCCGGTGATGGCCGAGATCCTCCGTCTGCGCGGGGAGAAGGCGCGGCTGCTCGGCTACCCGTCCTACGCGGATCTGGCGATGGATACCCGAATGGCGGCCAACCCGCAGGCCGCGCTCGACCTGCTGCTGGAAGTCTGGAGCGCCGTGGAAACCACGACGCAACGACAGCTCGCCGAGTTGCAGAAGCTGGCCCAAGCGGACGGACTGGAAGGGGAACTACAGGCCTGGGATCGCCTCTACTACGCGGAGAGGTACCGACAGTCGCACTTCGGTCTCGACGCCGACGCGGTGCGCCCCTACCTTTCCCTCGACGCCGTGAAGTCAGCGCTGTTCTGGAGCGCGGAGCGTCTGTACGGACTTCGCTTTCGCCGCCTCGACGAAGCGCCCGCCTACCATCCCAAGGTCGAAGCGTTCCTCGTCCACCGCGGCGACGATCCGCTCGGCGTGCTCTGGCTCGATCTCCAACAGCGGGAGGGCAAGTCGCCCGGTTCATGGCAGGCGCAACTGCAGGCTCGCTCCTCTCACCCGGTACCGAGCCGCGTCCACACCGTGGTCGTATCCAGCCTGCCCAGGCCGCGGGACGGCGAGCCCGCGCTCCTCGTCTGGGAACTCGCCAATGTGCTCTTCCACGAGTTCGGTCACGCGTTGCACATGCTCCTCTGCCGGGCCGGCTACCCGTCGCTGGGCAGCCTCGCCGTCGAATGGGACTTCATCGAGCTGCCCGCGCTGCTCAACGAGCGCTGGTTACGGGATCGGGAACTGCTCTCCCTGCACGCTCGCCACGTCGAGACCGGCGAACCGATGCCCGAAGAACTCGTCGCCTCGCTCGACGAGGCGCTGCGCTACGACCGGATCTTCAGCCTCACGCTCGAGTACCTGGCAACCGCGATCGTCGACCTCAGGCTCCACCAGCTCGCCGACGGCCGCGCCATCGACGCCATGGCGGTGGAAGAAGAAGTCCTGTCCGAACTCGGCGTACCGGCAGCCGTCGAGCCGCTGCTCCGGGTCCCCCACGCCGTGCACACCTTCTCGGAGGAGGTCTACGCCGCCGGCGTCTACTCCTACCTCTGGTCCGACGTCCTGGCCGCCGAGGCCGGCAACCTGTTCGAACGATCTCCCGGAGGCCTGTGGGAACCGCGGGTCGCCGACCGCTATCGCGCGACGATTCTGGAAGCGGGAAGCACAGCGCCCGCCGCGGAGCTGTTTCGCGCTCTCATCGACAGGGAGCCCTCACCGAGGGCGCTGCTCGACAGGTTCGGCCTTTGA
- a CDS encoding SDR family NAD(P)-dependent oxidoreductase: MANKVAIVTGGGSGIGRAVTHGLVEDGYHVLIAGRREDRLVETKSGARDSGKVSVVAADISTVEGVQAVFDRLTSAFGRLDLLFNNAGTGAPPVPIEDLTLEQWNRVVGVNLTGAFLCTQRAVRLMKEQDPQGGRIINNGSISAHVPRPNSAPYTATKHAITGLTRSTSLDGRRFNIACGQIDIGNAYTRMTARMSEGVAQPDGRTMPEPTIDVRAVVDAVRYMAALPLDANVPFLTVMANQMPFMGRG, translated from the coding sequence TTGGCAAACAAGGTCGCAATCGTCACCGGCGGCGGCAGCGGGATCGGTCGCGCGGTGACGCACGGATTGGTCGAGGACGGCTACCACGTGCTCATCGCGGGTCGCCGCGAGGATCGGCTGGTCGAGACGAAGAGCGGCGCGCGCGATTCCGGGAAGGTCTCGGTCGTAGCCGCGGACATCAGCACCGTGGAGGGTGTTCAGGCGGTGTTCGACCGCCTGACGAGCGCGTTCGGCCGGCTGGACCTGCTGTTCAACAACGCCGGCACCGGCGCGCCGCCCGTGCCGATCGAGGACCTGACCCTCGAACAGTGGAACCGGGTGGTCGGGGTCAACCTGACCGGCGCCTTTCTCTGCACGCAACGGGCGGTCAGGCTGATGAAGGAACAGGATCCCCAGGGCGGACGGATCATCAACAACGGTTCCATCTCCGCGCACGTGCCGCGCCCCAACTCGGCGCCGTACACCGCCACGAAGCACGCGATCACCGGGCTCACGCGGTCGACTTCGCTGGACGGCCGCCGGTTCAACATCGCCTGCGGGCAGATCGACATCGGCAACGCCTACACGCGAATGACCGCGCGGATGTCCGAGGGCGTGGCCCAACCCGACGGCAGAACAATGCCGGAACCCACCATCGACGTGCGCGCCGTCGTCGACGCGGTGCGCTACATGGCGGCGCTTCCGCTCGACGCGAACGTGCCTTTCCTGACGGTGATGGCGAACCAGATGCCGTTCATGGGCCGTGGTTAG
- a CDS encoding peptide MFS transporter — MSLWRRIPVFRDHPPGLGVCFLVEMWERFSYYGMRALLIFYLTQHFLFSDSRAFVLYGAYASMVYLLPVLGGAVADRWLGPRKGVTFGALLLVAGHFLMTIEGPAATEISSVGGLVVERSEFHLSLFYLALALIATGVGFLKTNASTIVGALYEEGDPRRDSGFTVFYMGINLGAAVAPLLCGWLGQTYGWRYGFGLAGVGMLAGLLLYLRGQKYLRGHADPPRPESLKERVLPGLPREAAIYLASLGLVGGVWWVLQHPPVVGGLLSATGAALGLFVLYYALRRCDRTERDQLLACAVLVAFTIGFWAFYEQMGSSLNLFADRMVDREFAGFEIPASTLQSLPAIYVIALAPLFSWLWLALGRRGREPSTPVKFVLAIVQISLAFLVLVLGSALRPDDGKVALIWFALTFLLMVTGELCLAPVGMSMVTRLSPKKIVSTMMGSFMLAYAASSYISGLIARLTSATTVGGEVADFEAALSTYGNVYTRIGLLALLVAAVLGALTPLLVRWMHASGSRSA; from the coding sequence GTGAGCCTCTGGCGAAGGATCCCGGTCTTCCGCGACCACCCGCCCGGACTGGGCGTCTGCTTCCTGGTCGAGATGTGGGAGCGCTTCTCGTACTACGGGATGCGGGCGCTGCTCATCTTCTACCTGACGCAGCACTTCCTCTTCAGCGACAGCCGGGCCTTCGTGCTCTACGGCGCCTACGCGTCGATGGTCTACCTGCTGCCGGTGCTCGGCGGCGCGGTGGCGGACCGCTGGCTCGGCCCGCGCAAGGGGGTCACCTTCGGCGCTCTGCTGCTCGTCGCCGGTCACTTCCTGATGACGATCGAGGGGCCAGCGGCGACGGAGATCTCATCCGTCGGAGGGTTGGTCGTCGAACGCAGCGAGTTCCACCTGAGCCTGTTCTACCTGGCGCTGGCTCTGATCGCGACCGGCGTGGGATTCCTCAAGACGAACGCCTCCACGATCGTTGGCGCTCTCTACGAGGAAGGCGATCCGCGCCGGGATTCCGGCTTCACCGTCTTCTACATGGGGATCAACCTGGGCGCGGCGGTCGCTCCCCTGCTCTGCGGCTGGCTGGGCCAGACCTACGGCTGGCGCTACGGCTTCGGACTCGCCGGCGTCGGCATGCTGGCCGGACTGCTGCTCTACCTGAGGGGCCAGAAGTACCTCCGCGGCCACGCGGATCCGCCGCGGCCCGAGTCGCTGAAGGAGCGCGTGCTCCCCGGACTCCCGCGCGAAGCCGCCATCTACCTCGCGAGCCTGGGCCTCGTCGGCGGCGTCTGGTGGGTGCTCCAGCACCCGCCGGTCGTCGGCGGCCTGCTGTCGGCCACCGGCGCGGCGCTGGGCCTCTTCGTCCTCTACTACGCGCTGCGACGGTGCGATCGGACGGAGCGCGACCAGCTTCTGGCCTGCGCCGTCCTGGTGGCCTTCACCATCGGCTTCTGGGCCTTCTACGAGCAGATGGGCAGCTCGCTCAACCTCTTCGCCGACCGCATGGTCGACCGCGAGTTCGCAGGCTTCGAGATTCCGGCCTCCACGCTGCAGTCCCTGCCGGCGATCTACGTCATCGCACTGGCGCCGCTGTTCAGTTGGCTGTGGCTCGCGCTCGGCCGGCGCGGCAGGGAGCCTTCGACACCCGTCAAGTTCGTACTCGCGATCGTCCAGATCAGTCTCGCCTTCCTTGTACTGGTGCTAGGCAGCGCCCTGCGGCCGGACGACGGCAAGGTCGCTCTGATCTGGTTCGCCCTCACCTTCCTGCTGATGGTGACCGGCGAGCTCTGCCTGGCGCCGGTCGGCATGTCGATGGTGACCCGGCTCTCGCCGAAGAAGATCGTCTCGACGATGATGGGATCGTTCATGCTCGCCTACGCGGCCTCGAGCTACATCTCGGGGTTGATCGCCCGGCTGACGAGCGCAACGACGGTCGGCGGAGAGGTTGCCGACTTCGAGGCGGCGCTCTCCACGTACGGCAACGTCTACACACGAATCGGGCTCCTGGCTCTGCTCGTCGCAGCGGTGCTCGGCGCACTGACGCCGCTGCTCGTGCGCTGGATGCACGCTTCGGGGTCGCGGTCGGCGTAA
- a CDS encoding gamma-glutamyltransferase — MKQRTLRALCLAAWFVLATPAAFAGAADEATVDLSPANWSDREALEELNAFFETDKPLAEGENGVISGTTGPAAVRAGLEVLRQGGTAADAVIATALTQISLAGGAWVSYAGIFNLVYYEAESGQVFNINGAYDTVRGETEPMTIPTSTTIGAKHQPSGRTALVPGFFGGLGATHDRFGKLPWASLFEPAIHYAENGVLLGSIHTSMIEMRKEALSRLPATRRIFTDDDGAFLGEGDLLRQPELAATLRAVADQGIDYVYRGPWAERLVEAVQRDGGKLSMEDMRSYEALVAEPVHSTYNGFDVYGHGLPAQGGVHVAEVLNLSEAAGLRDMGHYAKSPEAFFWVNQMTNLMSLVFLPEPMRRTLYGDLDSTLAGRTSKENAAGLWARMQSGIAPLTKVPAPVDPKHSDAIVAIDAWGNVAAVVHTINTSAWGDTAIFVDGISIPDSAAFQQALIAETGPGNRLPDPTEPMIVLRDGKPVAALASIGSGLHQKTISVLLNLLDWEMDIKEAIDAPSPHLPAFGPLGSPTTQVIEGDFPPELLEAARGLGLQIKVVPAGIESRAPRGYVVGATIGEDGKRRAAATTLLSGLALSH; from the coding sequence ATGAAGCAAAGAACTCTCCGCGCCCTCTGCCTCGCCGCTTGGTTCGTCCTCGCCACGCCTGCCGCGTTCGCCGGCGCGGCCGACGAGGCGACGGTCGACCTCAGCCCGGCCAACTGGAGCGACCGCGAGGCGCTCGAGGAGCTGAACGCCTTCTTCGAGACGGACAAGCCACTTGCCGAAGGCGAGAACGGCGTGATCAGCGGCACCACCGGACCGGCTGCGGTCAGGGCCGGCCTCGAGGTCCTCCGCCAGGGCGGCACCGCAGCCGACGCCGTGATCGCCACCGCGCTCACCCAGATCTCCCTGGCCGGCGGCGCCTGGGTGAGCTACGCCGGGATCTTCAACCTCGTCTACTACGAGGCGGAGAGCGGCCAAGTGTTCAACATCAACGGCGCCTACGACACCGTCCGCGGCGAGACCGAGCCGATGACGATCCCGACATCGACGACGATCGGCGCCAAGCACCAACCGAGCGGCCGCACCGCCCTCGTGCCCGGTTTCTTCGGCGGCCTCGGCGCCACGCACGATCGTTTCGGAAAGCTGCCGTGGGCCAGCCTCTTCGAACCGGCGATCCACTACGCGGAGAACGGCGTCCTGCTCGGCTCCATCCACACGAGCATGATCGAGATGCGCAAGGAAGCGCTCTCCCGCCTGCCCGCGACCCGCCGCATCTTCACCGACGATGACGGCGCCTTTCTCGGCGAAGGGGACCTGCTCCGGCAGCCGGAACTCGCGGCGACCCTCCGCGCCGTCGCCGATCAGGGGATCGACTACGTCTACCGCGGCCCCTGGGCCGAACGGCTGGTCGAGGCGGTCCAGCGCGACGGCGGCAAGCTTTCGATGGAGGACATGCGGAGCTACGAGGCCCTCGTCGCCGAGCCGGTGCACTCCACCTACAACGGCTTCGACGTCTACGGCCACGGCCTGCCGGCGCAGGGCGGCGTCCACGTGGCCGAAGTGCTCAACCTCTCCGAGGCGGCCGGACTGCGAGACATGGGTCACTACGCGAAGTCGCCGGAGGCCTTCTTCTGGGTCAACCAGATGACCAACCTGATGAGCCTCGTCTTCCTGCCCGAGCCGATGCGCCGCACGCTGTACGGCGATCTCGACTCCACCCTGGCGGGCAGAACCAGCAAGGAGAACGCCGCGGGTCTCTGGGCGAGGATGCAGTCGGGCATCGCTCCCCTGACCAAGGTCCCCGCCCCGGTCGATCCGAAGCACTCGGACGCCATCGTCGCGATCGACGCCTGGGGCAACGTCGCCGCGGTCGTCCACACGATCAACACCTCGGCCTGGGGCGACACGGCGATCTTCGTCGACGGCATCTCGATCCCCGACTCGGCGGCCTTCCAGCAGGCGCTAATCGCCGAGACCGGCCCCGGCAATCGGCTCCCCGACCCGACCGAGCCGATGATCGTCTTGCGGGACGGCAAGCCGGTGGCCGCCCTCGCCTCCATCGGCTCCGGTCTGCACCAGAAGACGATCAGCGTCCTCCTGAACCTGCTCGACTGGGAGATGGACATCAAGGAGGCGATCGACGCTCCGTCCCCGCACCTGCCGGCCTTCGGGCCCCTGGGCTCGCCGACCACACAGGTCATCGAAGGCGACTTCCCTCCCGAACTGCTCGAGGCGGCGCGCGGGCTCGGGCTCCAGATCAAGGTGGTGCCGGCCGGCATCGAGTCGCGGGCGCCGCGCGGCTACGTCGTCGGCGCGACGATCGGTGAGGACGGCAAGCGGCGCGCCGCGGCGACCACCCTGCTCAGCGGTCTGGCGCTGTCGCACTGA